The following proteins are encoded in a genomic region of Pseudomonas sp. Os17:
- a CDS encoding methyl-accepting chemotaxis protein, with translation MLNSDEQASRTNSVAAAINQLGAAAQEIARNAAQASQQASDARNLAEDGQQVVDRSIQAMNQLSEMISASSSNIETLNSKTVNIGQILEVITSISQQTNLLALNAAIEAARAGEAGRGFAVVADEVRNLAHRTQESAQQVQTMIEELQVGARESVSTMSNSQRHSQDSVEIANQAGERLSSVTQRIGEIDGMNQSVATATEEQTSVVESINMDITEINTLNQEGVENLQATLRACSDLEQQSARLKHLVGSFRI, from the coding sequence ATGCTCAACTCCGATGAACAGGCCAGTCGCACCAACAGCGTCGCCGCAGCCATCAATCAACTGGGGGCCGCAGCCCAGGAAATCGCCCGCAATGCCGCCCAGGCCTCACAACAGGCCAGCGACGCGCGCAACCTGGCCGAAGACGGCCAGCAAGTGGTGGATCGCAGCATCCAGGCGATGAACCAGTTGTCGGAGATGATCAGCGCATCCAGCAGCAACATCGAGACCCTCAACAGCAAGACCGTGAACATCGGGCAGATTCTCGAAGTCATCACCAGTATTTCCCAGCAGACCAACCTGCTGGCGCTCAACGCGGCCATCGAAGCGGCCCGGGCCGGTGAGGCCGGCCGCGGATTCGCCGTGGTGGCCGATGAAGTACGCAACCTGGCGCACCGCACCCAGGAATCGGCACAGCAAGTGCAAACCATGATCGAAGAGTTGCAGGTGGGCGCCCGGGAGTCGGTCAGCACCATGAGCAACAGCCAGCGCCACAGTCAGGACAGCGTCGAGATCGCCAACCAGGCCGGGGAGCGGCTGAGCAGCGTGACCCAGCGCATCGGCGAGATCGACGGCATGAACCAGTCGGTGGCCACCGCCACGGAAGAACAGACCTCGGTGGTCGAATCCATCAACATGGACATCACCGAAATCAACACGCTGAATCAGGAAGGCGTTGAAAACCTGCAGGCGACCCTGCGGGCCTGCTCCGATCTGGAACAGCAATCGGCGCGCTTGAAGCACCTGGTGGGCAGCTTCAGGATCTGA
- the purU gene encoding formyltetrahydrofolate deformylase: protein MRTFRLVISCPDRVGIVAKVSNFLASHNGWITEASHHSDNLSGWFFMRHEIRADSLPFGLEAFRQAFAPIAEEFSMDWRITDTAEKKRVVLMASRESHCLADLLHRWHSDELDCEIACVISNHDDLRSMVEWHGIPYYHVPVNPQDKEPAFAEVSRLVKQHDAEVVVLARYMQILPPELCREYAHKVINIHHSFLPSFVGAKPYHQASLRGVKLIGATCHYVTEELDAGPIIEQDVVRVSHSDSIEDMVRFGRDVEKMVLARGLRYHLEDRVLVHGNKTVVF from the coding sequence ATGCGCACCTTTCGGTTGGTGATTTCTTGCCCTGACCGCGTTGGCATCGTTGCCAAAGTCAGTAACTTTCTGGCCTCCCATAACGGTTGGATCACCGAAGCGAGCCACCACTCGGACAATCTCAGTGGCTGGTTCTTCATGCGTCACGAGATTCGTGCCGACTCCCTGCCTTTTGGTCTGGAGGCTTTTCGCCAGGCTTTTGCGCCGATCGCCGAAGAGTTCTCGATGGACTGGCGCATTACCGATACCGCCGAGAAAAAGCGCGTCGTGCTGATGGCCAGCCGCGAGTCCCATTGCCTGGCGGATCTGCTGCATCGCTGGCACAGCGATGAGCTCGATTGTGAAATCGCCTGTGTGATCTCCAACCATGACGACCTGCGCAGCATGGTCGAGTGGCATGGCATCCCTTATTACCATGTGCCGGTCAATCCTCAGGACAAGGAGCCGGCGTTCGCCGAGGTGTCGCGTCTGGTCAAGCAGCACGATGCCGAGGTGGTGGTGCTGGCGCGCTACATGCAGATCCTGCCGCCTGAGCTGTGCCGCGAATACGCGCACAAGGTGATCAACATCCACCACAGCTTCTTGCCGTCCTTCGTCGGCGCCAAGCCTTACCACCAGGCGTCCCTGCGTGGGGTGAAGCTGATCGGCGCCACCTGCCACTACGTCACCGAAGAACTGGACGCCGGGCCGATCATCGAGCAGGACGTGGTGCGGGTCAGCCACAGCGACAGCATCGAGGACATGGTGCGTTTCGGTCGTGATGTGGAGAAGATGGTCCTGGCCCGCGGCCTGCGCTACCACCTGGAAGACCGGGTGCTGGTCCACGGCAACAAGACCGTGGTGTTCTGA
- the mvaT gene encoding histone-like nucleoid-structuring protein MvaT — translation MSLINEYRATEEAIKELQARLKNLSQDDKLKTELEFEGKLRSLMGEYSKSLRDIIALLDPESKVKAPRAAVKTTGTKRARKVKQYKNPHNGEVIETKGGNHKTLKEWKAKWGGDVVEGWATLLG, via the coding sequence ATGTCCCTGATCAACGAATACCGTGCTACAGAAGAAGCCATTAAAGAACTGCAAGCACGTTTGAAGAACCTGTCCCAGGACGACAAACTGAAAACCGAACTGGAATTCGAAGGCAAACTGCGCAGCCTGATGGGCGAGTACTCCAAGTCCCTGCGCGACATCATTGCCCTGCTGGATCCTGAGTCGAAAGTTAAAGCGCCGCGCGCTGCTGTAAAAACCACCGGCACCAAGCGTGCCCGTAAAGTTAAACAGTACAAAAACCCGCACAACGGTGAAGTCATCGAAACCAAAGGCGGCAACCACAAGACTCTGAAAGAGTGGAAAGCCAAGTGGGGCGGCGACGTGGTTGAAGGCTGGGCAACCCTGCTGGGCTAA
- the sbcB gene encoding exodeoxyribonuclease I encodes MTSLFWYDYETTGINPRCDRPLQVAGIRTDLALNEIDEPVNLYCQPSDDILPHPAACMITGITPGRLAAQGLSEADFMTRVHAQLARPGTCGVGYNTLRFDDEVTRYSLYRNFFDPYAREWQGGNSRWDLIDVVRTAYALRPEGIVWPEEQGQVTLKLERLTAANGIDHGQAHDALSDVRATIALARLIRDRQPKLYDWLFQLRSKQRVMDQIRLLQPLVHISGRFSAARHYLGVVLPLAWHPRNRNALIVCDLHLDPQGLLELDADTLRQRLYTRRDDLADGELPVPLKLIHINRCPVVAPLNVLRGEDQQRLHLDMEQYQRRAGLLTETQEVWRDKLSLIYGPDEFAASEDPEQQLYDGFIGDRDRRLCEQVREADPLHLARQQWPFDDERLPELLFRYRARNFPETLDDAEQERWRAFCRQRLLEAKFGAPNTLESFAQGLEQSLLSADPKQRQVLDEWQAHVQDLSGRLAL; translated from the coding sequence GTGACTTCCCTCTTTTGGTACGACTACGAAACCACCGGCATCAATCCGCGCTGCGATCGCCCGTTGCAAGTGGCCGGTATTCGCACCGACCTGGCGCTCAACGAGATCGACGAGCCGGTCAACCTCTATTGCCAGCCCAGCGACGATATCCTGCCGCACCCGGCAGCCTGCATGATCACCGGCATCACCCCCGGTCGCCTGGCGGCCCAGGGCTTGAGCGAGGCGGACTTCATGACCCGGGTGCACGCCCAGCTGGCGCGCCCCGGCACCTGTGGCGTGGGCTACAACACCCTGCGCTTCGACGATGAGGTGACCCGCTACAGCCTGTATCGCAATTTCTTCGATCCCTATGCCCGCGAGTGGCAGGGCGGCAACAGTCGCTGGGATCTGATCGATGTGGTGCGCACCGCCTATGCCTTGCGTCCCGAGGGTATCGTCTGGCCCGAGGAACAAGGGCAGGTGACCCTCAAGCTGGAACGGCTGACCGCGGCCAACGGCATCGATCATGGCCAGGCCCACGATGCGCTGTCCGATGTCCGGGCGACCATTGCCCTGGCGCGGTTGATTCGTGATCGGCAACCCAAGCTCTATGACTGGCTGTTCCAACTGCGCAGCAAACAGCGGGTGATGGATCAGATTCGCCTGTTGCAGCCTCTGGTGCATATTTCCGGGCGCTTTTCCGCCGCGCGCCACTACCTCGGCGTGGTACTGCCCCTGGCCTGGCATCCGCGCAATCGCAATGCGCTGATTGTCTGTGACTTGCATCTGGATCCTCAGGGATTGCTGGAGCTGGATGCCGACACCTTGCGTCAGCGTTTATATACCCGGCGTGATGATCTGGCGGACGGCGAGTTGCCGGTGCCGTTGAAACTCATCCATATCAATCGCTGCCCGGTAGTGGCGCCCTTGAATGTCTTGCGGGGCGAGGATCAACAGCGATTGCACTTGGACATGGAGCAGTACCAGCGCCGGGCCGGGCTTTTGACTGAAACTCAGGAAGTTTGGCGGGATAAACTTTCGCTGATTTATGGGCCCGATGAGTTCGCGGCCAGCGAGGACCCGGAGCAACAGTTGTACGACGGCTTTATTGGCGATCGCGACCGGCGATTGTGTGAGCAAGTACGTGAGGCCGACCCGCTGCATTTGGCTCGGCAACAGTGGCCCTTTGATGATGAGCGCTTGCCCGAATTGCTCTTTCGCTACCGCGCTCGCAACTTTCCGGAAACATTGGATGACGCCGAGCAAGAGCGTTGGCGGGCATTTTGTCGTCAGCGTTTGCTAGAAGCGAAATTCGGCGCGCCCAATACCCTGGAAAGTTTTGCCCAGGGGCTTGAACAATCGTTGTTAAGTGCAGATCCCAAGCAACGTCAGGTACTGGATGAGTGGCAGGCCCATGTTCAGGACCTCAGCGGGCGCCTGGCTCTTTGA
- a CDS encoding RDD family protein, with the protein MLETTATPRNASLHPPLDTRYQVETPEGIDLPLRPAGLLVRTLAFSLDLGIRGLVLGLLFIVLGFFGEIGIGLGSILLFLISWWYMVLFEVLNQGRSPGKHLMGLRVVQDDGTPIGWSASLTRNLLRFADMLPFGYFLGAISCLQHPTFKRLGDLAAGTLVIYREQSLTRPQLPDATPRSAPFALSLNEQRAILGFAERQGQLSAERTRELAGILAQPLHVPAAQATAELNGIARGFLGST; encoded by the coding sequence ATGCTTGAGACGACAGCAACGCCAAGGAACGCATCGCTGCACCCGCCACTGGATACGCGGTATCAGGTCGAAACCCCCGAGGGTATCGATCTGCCGCTGCGACCGGCGGGGTTGCTGGTCCGTACCCTGGCGTTTTCCCTCGACCTGGGCATTCGCGGGCTGGTGTTGGGCCTGCTGTTCATCGTGCTGGGCTTCTTCGGCGAGATCGGCATCGGCCTCGGTTCGATCCTGCTGTTCCTGATCAGCTGGTGGTACATGGTGCTGTTCGAGGTGCTGAACCAGGGCCGCTCGCCCGGCAAGCACCTGATGGGACTGCGAGTGGTTCAGGACGATGGCACCCCCATTGGCTGGAGCGCCTCCCTGACCCGCAACCTGCTGCGTTTTGCCGACATGTTGCCGTTCGGCTACTTCCTCGGCGCCATCAGTTGCCTGCAGCATCCGACCTTCAAGCGCCTCGGCGATCTGGCCGCCGGCACCCTGGTGATCTACCGCGAGCAATCCCTGACCCGACCGCAACTGCCCGACGCCACGCCCCGCTCCGCGCCCTTCGCCCTGAGCCTGAATGAACAACGGGCGATCCTCGGCTTTGCCGAACGCCAGGGCCAGCTGTCTGCCGAACGAACCCGGGAACTGGCAGGCATCCTCGCGCAACCACTGCACGTGCCCGCAGCCCAGGCGACAGCCGAACTCAATGGCATCGCTCGCGGCTTTCTGGGATCCACATGA
- a CDS encoding stage II sporulation protein M, with amino-acid sequence MKQSLFESRHQAQWQQFEQLLDQLERGRARAEDCQTFVQDYRRLCQHLALAQERGYSSYLIDPLQQLVLRGHQQLYRQRTAISANVLAFLLAGFPRLVRQEWRLVLIASLLFFGSLLGIGLLVYLYPELVYSLVSPQQVSEMRSMYDPGGARLGRVAERASSEDWVMFGYYIMHNIGIAFQTFASGLLFGLGSVFFLFFNGLMIGAIAGHLTQIGFGQTFWPFVIGHGAFELSAIALSGAAGLKMGWALIAPGRLRRGDALLQAARISVQLIYGVIVFLLIAAFIEAYWSSMTWPAAWIKYSVGASLWGLMLAYLTLAGREPHAPE; translated from the coding sequence ATGAAACAGAGCCTTTTCGAAAGCCGCCACCAGGCGCAATGGCAACAGTTCGAGCAACTGCTCGACCAGCTCGAGCGGGGTCGCGCCCGGGCCGAAGACTGCCAGACCTTCGTCCAGGACTACCGCCGCCTGTGCCAGCACCTGGCCCTGGCCCAGGAGCGCGGCTACAGCAGTTACTTGATCGATCCATTGCAGCAACTGGTGTTGCGCGGCCATCAGCAACTCTACCGGCAACGCACCGCCATCAGCGCCAATGTCCTGGCTTTCTTACTGGCCGGCTTTCCACGCCTGGTGCGCCAGGAATGGCGCCTGGTACTGATCGCCAGCCTGCTGTTCTTCGGCAGCCTGCTGGGTATCGGCCTGTTGGTGTACCTGTACCCCGAACTGGTCTACAGCCTGGTGAGCCCGCAGCAGGTATCGGAAATGCGCAGCATGTACGACCCTGGCGGCGCACGCCTGGGACGGGTCGCCGAGCGCGCCTCCAGCGAAGACTGGGTGATGTTCGGCTACTACATCATGCACAACATCGGTATCGCCTTTCAGACCTTCGCCAGCGGCCTGCTGTTTGGCCTGGGCAGTGTGTTCTTCCTGTTCTTCAACGGCCTGATGATCGGCGCCATCGCCGGCCACCTGACCCAGATCGGCTTCGGCCAGACCTTCTGGCCCTTCGTCATCGGCCATGGTGCCTTCGAACTGAGCGCCATTGCCCTGTCCGGAGCGGCCGGGCTGAAGATGGGCTGGGCACTGATCGCCCCCGGACGCCTGCGGCGCGGCGACGCGCTGTTGCAGGCTGCGCGGATCAGCGTGCAACTGATCTACGGGGTGATCGTGTTTCTGCTGATCGCCGCTTTTATAGAAGCCTACTGGTCCTCCATGACCTGGCCGGCGGCCTGGATCAAATACAGCGTCGGCGCCAGCCTGTGGGGCCTGATGCTGGCGTACCTGACCCTGGCCGGACGAGAACCCCATGCGCCTGAGTGA
- a CDS encoding DUF4129 domain-containing protein has translation MRLSDASVVIRPRTTWEAMDLGVLLSQRHRWLLMTSWAIVSLPVFALLSLLLWQSPSLAVLLFWWLKPAFEPLPLFILSKALFGETPSLGQALRQWPRLLKSQWLASLTWRRFSLSRSFVLPVVQLEGLDGDARQQRLGVLLQRNAGAARWLTLIGMHLEGALWIGLLVLFYLLLPQQVELDWNWQSLVIAAQQDWLWLEHLTNAFYALVLVIWEPIYVACGFSLYLNRRTELEAWDIELVFRRLRQRLGGVAALLLVSGLLLAVPGQAPWAASPSSSVAGPEVPRLLQQPLTSKAAKDSIQGILDKPPFKNQESVTRYRFGEEQTAKKDAKGKPPGWLKSLLESLDQNRFGNLAKGLEILLWGLLLSALGWLLWRYRDWLRAFVGRRPLPRKKRPAPIPQQLFGLDVSSQTLPADVAAHAQALWASQPREALGLLYRALLSRLLEDFQLPLSVADTEGQVLERIKALQQPSLEAFSRELTTHWQNMAYGHRVPGADLQAQLCDGWRSLFGPGACA, from the coding sequence ATGCGCCTGAGTGATGCCAGTGTGGTGATCCGCCCCCGCACGACTTGGGAAGCCATGGACCTGGGCGTACTCCTGAGCCAGCGCCACCGGTGGCTGCTGATGACCAGCTGGGCCATCGTCAGTCTGCCGGTGTTCGCCCTGCTGAGCCTGCTGCTGTGGCAATCGCCCTCCCTGGCGGTGCTGCTGTTCTGGTGGCTCAAGCCGGCCTTCGAGCCCTTGCCGCTGTTTATCCTGTCCAAGGCTTTGTTCGGTGAAACCCCGAGCCTGGGCCAGGCCCTGCGCCAGTGGCCGCGCCTGCTCAAATCGCAATGGCTGGCCAGCCTGACCTGGCGCCGCTTCAGCCTGAGCCGCAGTTTCGTCCTGCCGGTGGTGCAACTGGAGGGCCTGGACGGCGACGCCCGGCAGCAGCGCCTGGGGGTGCTGTTGCAGCGCAACGCCGGGGCTGCGCGCTGGCTGACGCTGATCGGCATGCATCTGGAGGGCGCCTTGTGGATCGGCCTGCTGGTGCTGTTCTACCTGCTGCTGCCGCAACAGGTCGAGCTGGACTGGAACTGGCAGAGCCTGGTCATTGCCGCCCAGCAGGACTGGCTGTGGCTGGAACACCTGACCAACGCCTTCTACGCCCTGGTGCTGGTGATCTGGGAACCGATCTACGTGGCCTGCGGCTTCAGCCTGTACCTCAATCGCCGCACCGAGCTCGAGGCCTGGGACATCGAGCTGGTGTTTCGCCGCCTGCGTCAGCGCCTGGGCGGCGTCGCGGCGCTGCTGCTGGTGAGCGGCCTGTTGCTGGCGGTGCCGGGCCAGGCGCCGTGGGCAGCCAGCCCCAGCAGTTCCGTGGCCGGCCCCGAAGTGCCCCGGTTGTTGCAGCAACCCCTGACCAGCAAGGCCGCGAAAGACAGCATCCAGGGCATCCTGGATAAACCGCCGTTCAAGAATCAGGAATCGGTCACCCGCTACCGCTTCGGTGAGGAGCAAACAGCGAAAAAGGACGCCAAGGGCAAGCCTCCGGGCTGGCTCAAGAGCCTGCTGGAAAGCCTCGACCAGAATCGCTTCGGCAACCTTGCCAAGGGCCTGGAAATCCTCCTCTGGGGCTTGCTGCTAAGTGCCCTGGGCTGGTTGCTGTGGCGCTACCGCGACTGGCTGCGGGCCTTTGTCGGCCGCCGTCCGCTGCCGCGTAAAAAGCGCCCGGCGCCGATCCCCCAGCAGCTGTTCGGCCTGGACGTCAGCAGCCAGACCCTGCCCGCCGACGTGGCCGCCCACGCCCAGGCACTGTGGGCCAGCCAGCCTCGGGAAGCGCTGGGCCTGTTGTATCGGGCCTTGCTCAGCCGCTTGCTGGAGGACTTTCAACTGCCGCTGAGCGTGGCCGACACCGAAGGTCAGGTACTGGAGCGGATCAAGGCGCTGCAGCAACCGTCCCTGGAAGCCTTCAGCCGCGAACTGACCACCCACTGGCAGAACATGGCTTACGGTCATCGCGTGCCCGGCGCCGACCTGCAAGCGCAACTGTGCGATGGCTGGCGTAGCCTGTTCGGCCCGGGAGCCTGCGCATGA
- a CDS encoding DUF4350 domain-containing protein yields MKRYLWGGLALLLILVLGAAGYFLYRHATPYQELVDHGPSPEAQANPYLAAEMFLRERGLKVDHANSLEVLASLKPVGNSLLLLGERSNMSPHQVDQVLDWARAGGRLIFVAEALWDEDTEQSGDLLLDRVQIHQQLSADQEPPVQQDADDAFPKLTKIYLEGEQAPAYVSFDTDFDLVDPDNLAQSWANSATATHMVQLDYGQGSVTVLTDADIWKTPGIGLYDNAWLLWYLNTDTAVTLLFDTDHPSLWQLLWRYFPQALVALALLIGLWLWQAGSRQGPLQAPAPKARRQLREHLRASADFLLRHGGQAPLLQALHLDIRRRARRRYPGFEQLPSEAQWEVLAQLSQQPVSTVQQALQPLSGQRLSSADFSHQVAHLQTLRNAL; encoded by the coding sequence ATGAAACGCTATCTGTGGGGCGGCCTGGCGCTGTTGCTGATCCTGGTACTGGGCGCTGCCGGCTACTTCCTGTACCGCCACGCCACGCCCTATCAGGAACTGGTCGATCACGGCCCGTCTCCCGAGGCCCAGGCCAATCCCTATCTGGCTGCCGAGATGTTCTTGCGCGAGCGCGGCCTCAAGGTCGACCACGCCAACAGCCTGGAAGTGCTGGCCAGCCTCAAGCCGGTCGGCAACAGCCTGCTGCTGCTCGGCGAGCGCTCCAACATGAGTCCGCACCAGGTCGACCAGGTGCTGGACTGGGCCCGTGCCGGCGGCCGGCTGATCTTTGTCGCCGAAGCCCTGTGGGACGAAGACACCGAGCAAAGCGGCGATTTGCTGCTGGACCGGGTACAGATCCATCAGCAGCTCAGCGCGGACCAGGAACCACCGGTGCAACAGGACGCCGACGACGCCTTTCCGAAGCTGACCAAGATTTACCTGGAAGGCGAACAGGCCCCGGCCTACGTCAGCTTCGATACCGACTTTGATCTGGTCGACCCGGACAACCTGGCCCAGTCCTGGGCCAACAGCGCCACGGCCACCCACATGGTCCAGCTCGACTACGGCCAGGGATCGGTCACCGTGCTGACCGATGCCGACATCTGGAAAACCCCGGGCATCGGTCTGTACGACAACGCCTGGCTGCTGTGGTACCTGAATACCGATACGGCGGTGACCCTGCTGTTCGACACCGACCACCCGAGCCTGTGGCAATTGCTCTGGCGCTATTTCCCCCAGGCGCTGGTGGCCCTGGCACTGCTGATCGGCCTGTGGCTGTGGCAGGCCGGCAGCCGCCAGGGTCCGTTGCAGGCACCGGCCCCCAAGGCCCGGCGTCAGCTACGCGAGCATCTGCGGGCCAGCGCCGACTTTCTCCTGCGCCATGGCGGCCAGGCGCCGTTGCTGCAAGCGCTGCACCTGGATATCCGGCGCCGGGCGCGCCGCCGCTATCCGGGCTTCGAGCAATTGCCCAGCGAAGCCCAGTGGGAGGTCCTCGCCCAGCTCAGCCAACAGCCGGTCAGCACGGTGCAACAAGCCCTGCAACCCTTGTCCGGGCAGCGCCTTTCCAGCGCTGATTTCAGCCACCAGGTCGCCCACCTGCAAACACTCAGGAATGCCCTATGA